CATCATATTTAAGTAGCTCGAAATCGTGGATTGAGAAATTTTGGCTTTTTCCTGAATATCCCCAACACATACTCCACCTTTGTAACTTACCTCCTTTGGTAGGTGAGCGCCTTGCTTTGGAAAGTGTTTCTCGGGTTCCCTTAACCACTCCAGAATATTGAGTCTTGTTTCATTCGATAATGCTTTGAATACATCAATAGGTTCCATGCGGGTAATTATATATCTAGAATTCTCGATATGTCAAGGTAAGGTAATCATGGTATTTCCCAGGAAAAGTAAATGATCACAAAGAGAAAAAGCTTGATTCTTTTTGAGGAATCAAGCTTTTTGAAGATTGGGTTGCTGAAAATTAAGTTCATCAGGAGCCCTCTAGTATTTAAAGTTATATGCTACAAATAAGTTCAACGAGTATGTTTATTCCCCGCGCGCTAGTTCTCTTGAGCGGTTTTCCGCACTTCGAACACAGTTCACAATCGCTTCGTTAAAGGACATCGATTCAAGTGCTTT
This genomic window from Solibacillus sp. FSL R5-0449 contains:
- a CDS encoding metalloregulator ArsR/SmtB family transcription factor, whose product is MEPIDVFKALSNETRLNILEWLREPEKHFPKQGAHLPKEVSYKGGVCVGDIQEKAKISQSTISSYLNMMQKAGLLESIRHGQWTYYRRNEDFIQQLAEYFKTDI